A region of the Phyllopteryx taeniolatus isolate TA_2022b chromosome 9, UOR_Ptae_1.2, whole genome shotgun sequence genome:
TGCAGGACAGCATGGATTTCATAGACAACTTGAACAGAAACCTTACTAAGGTGTGGCTCAGGGAAAATCATCTACAGTCTACCAAAATATTATCCTGTCCAGGGTGATGTAGAAGCTATTCTAGCCATGTGAAAAATTAGAataaaattctaaaaaatattcacTTTTATAATGGTGGTTTTCATCTAGGCCAAAAACCAACTGAGCCCAGCAGAGAAGACTCTGGATGATGTAACAGATATGATTAAGCCAATCAAACCTCAACTGGATGACCTCAAAGACCTGCTGCAAAATGGAGCTGAACAAGCTAAGGATGCACAGGAAACTGCAGACAAAGCTGATGATGAAGCAGCTGCTGCTGATCAGGTCAGATGTCACTTGGATATGATCAGAAATCAAAGGGCAGGACAAAAATTCTTATTCTGCAGGGATTTAAATGCCGTACTTACCTAacttaaaatgatcttttgtgATGGTTAACTGCAAATACAATTCAAGTTTCCATATTTGTTTTTGCTCGGGATATTTGGCTAATCATATGCatatagagcagtgattctcaaccagcgctcttcaggtgtgccgtggggaattataaaattttacttaattgctcaaaaaaaatttatttacaagaaataatgtatctttgttcatctatgaaGGCACAGtggcagacagaacaaataaatgttcttcaattagatgggaggaagtacatacagtaattaatgtatccaggTCTTTCtggtctccaaagtgttctgtaaattgactgtctgttgtcgtactagagcggctccaactaccggagacaaattccttgtgtgttttttggacatacttggcaaataaagatgattctgattctgattctgatccactttttgtgacatttttgtttgttggtctgCCGTGAGATGTTgcagttgtaaaatatgtgccttggctccataaaggttggaaatcactgatatAGAGTAAGCTGTAAATAGATGCCATGTAAATAATAGTACAtgcaatgaatgtgtgtgtttttttttttaggagctGTCGTTGGTGCAGGAGACGTTTGACCGTTTTAAAGACAAAGCAGCTGCTGGACAGCCTCCTGGTGAAGTAGGGCCAGGGGCCGAACGGCTTGCAAAGCTACAGAAGGATGCTGGGACTCTGGCCAATACCACCGACAGCATGTTGAATACTCTGGAAGGTAACATACATAGATTTACCACACAGTTAGGCCACATTGGCTTTTGCAGCATTTCCCATGTTTGCTTACAGAGTGATTGTTTATACACCAACATTTTGCCTCTGACACATAGGCAACCTGGAATATTTATTTAACGTAGATTTGACATTGGcgagatacagtatgtttttcagAGAGAGCTCTACAGTAACCTTATCTTGAATACTTCTAGCCTGAAAAAAATGGACATGATTGTAAAATTAGAATGTACTCACCTACAGTAAGCTGGAATCAAAGTAGGATATCGCGAAAACTATGAGGCTCTACTACATAGGCCTACAGTATATGTCACACAAAACATACATCGCTGCCTACAATCACTGTCAAACATAGTGGTACAAGAGTTgcaagatgtacagtatgtactccATATGAGTAATTATTATCACATTTGTACTTTTTCAGGCTGTAAAAGACACAGGTATGGTTTGTTACCGAGCTGTCAAAGTCCTAAATTATGGAACTCCTTGCCTCCGCACATCAAACAGGCCTCTCTGCCCTCAATGATGATGTTATCATTTAATTGAGTGCATTGATTTTATTGTGTACAGTATTGGATTTTCTTTCAGTAgttaacatttttcattgtttttctttttctttttttttttgtcatatgtgATGTCTTGTTACAGTTCATATCCATATTTTTATAGTTAGCTCGCTTTATATTTTGATGCAACCGCAAGTGAAATGTACAGAACGTTTGCCAAGTTTATAGTACTTGATAAATACAGGTGATATGGTATTTCACTGTaccagaaataaataaataaataaaatacacaaaaaatcaTTACGAACACAACTCCAAAAACAGCTTTAAATGAATAACTtgggtttggttttttttgctttgttttttttacctctccGCAGGAAAAGCAGATTCATTGAAGCAGTTGCAGGATGATATTCTTCAGAAGTCAACAAAGCTTGAGGGACTTGATGCCAAGCTAAAAGACCTTGTAGCACAACTTCAAAAGAAAGCCCATGATTTGAGTGTCTGCCAGGGCTGAGGAGACAAGTTGCTTTCACTACACCACAGGACAACCTTTAACAGAATCGCTCTTCAATAGAGCAGAAATACTCCTTAACCCTCAAATACTGCTGTTACTTGTTTCCATAACATTGCACATCTTCTATGACGGATGGACCATGCAGGGTTTGAAAAGATATAATGATTCTCTTAGTAAAGCATTACTTTTGCATATACTATATTGAGCCCTTAGCGAGGATGTCAAAGGCTCCAATTGTAGTAATACAGATGCATGTGATTTTAGATGAGAAATGACATGCCATGAGGAAGGTCAATACAAAATGTATCAGCATCACATTTGCCTTTGTATAACCTACAGGCTGTCCCAAGAATTTGATATCATTTTGTAGTCTAATTAAATAGCCAATTCTGCCTCAAATTATCTAAAATTATTGCGAGATGTCTACAACTAATTTAGTTTAATGTTGTACTTCTTTTCAGGGTAAAGAATGACATTCACCAGCAATGAAAAGGCATGTTGTGTGTTAACGTGTGTCATGTCACATGGGCGGTGCACATTGAGCATTGTAAAGCTTTGTGAAATTGGTTATAAAATCTATAtgcatttgaaaatgttgaaattgtgatgaatacattttttacaaGAAGAAgcctatttaatttaatttacttAGAGCATATAGTTACtacattcatatttcaaattatGTCAAATTATTTGGGACACCaggttgtattatttatttaatgtttcgTTATTTGTGCAGAACCCATCATATTTAATAAAAGCTTTACTTATGCGTCTTCATTGTGTGTACAGAGTTACAGTATGTGACATGGTACAGCATGGTACCTGTATCACAAGAAGAAACAAAGACTAGTctacatttattgaaaaaaaaaaacatttttaaaaaatgcatttcactacatttgtaatttttcacATAATTTTTATACCGATTTGTGGCACTTGATGAATTTGTTTGTTCAACAAAAGCAGCTTATGTATCGTACATATTCCAAACCACAAACATTAGTGATTTGTAATAGGTCACTGTAGACAATTAACTCTCGGAATTAGGATCTTCTATGTgcaagctgtatttttttccatcaactGATGTACATTTAAAGAAACATTCAATTTATACTGATAAAGCTCATCAGCTTCAAACTGACATGCCAATAGATCTTATCTAagtcacaaagacaaaaaaagagaaaagtgcAAGACAGTGTTTTACAGTTAACCTCAgtgtttcatccattttctgtaccacttatcctcactagggtcgcgggctgctggagcctatcccagctatcttcgggcaggaggcggggtacaccctgaaccggtcgccagccaatcgcagggcacatataaacaaacaaccattcacactcacattcacacctacgggcaatttagagtcttcaatcaacctaccacgcatgtttttgggacgtgggaggaaaccggagtgcctggagaaaacccacccaggcacagggagaacatgcaaactccacacaggcgtggtggggatttgaaccccgatacccagaactgtgaggcagatgtgctaaccagtcgcccaccatgccggccCCTCAGTTGTGTCTGTcacttgaaaatattttcctcAGCTCAGAAGACCGAAGTGTTGAGCAATAGACATGCTGGCATCTTTAAACCAAGGAGAATGCCACGTTGCGTTGTCAACTGAAATTGGAGATATTTTGGAGTTAGTGGATCCCAGTAGCAGGCAGCAAAGTTttagtttttgaaaattcaacgAATGAGGGAGAGACAAGCCTTTACTTACATGAGAATCATCTTAGGttagccagccaatcacatgacGGAACAAACACCAGACTGGAGTGGCGGGTCCTTCCTCTCTGCCACAGCATCCAGGCTACAATGCACAGATATGATACATCATTACAGGCTAATATTGTATCTAATATTTATGAGTAGGAGCATGCCAGTATTTTTTACCTTCTGGATGACATGAAAGAAGTGTCATTCTCAGAGTCCACTGAGTGGATCTCTCGTGGTTCTGCAAGAAGGTACTTGGGTTCCCTATGATGGCCTCTGAGTGGAGGGCAAAGACCACTGCTGGGCTCAGACCCACTGCAAGTGAGATGACTGGAGGCATGGAGAGGATTTCCATTTGGGTCCAAGCTGTGAGCTTCATCATTGCAGGATCCAAAAGATTCTAGGTCAGTCTGAGAGGAGGTCTGTACAATGATGTGGGGAAGTGAAAGAGTGGAGGAGGGCTCCCTGTGGGACACCTGAAGTTTCTTCATGTGGTAGATGGCAGCACTTGCATTGAAGGCTTGctgttgacaaaaaaaggagGTGAAAAGGGTGCTTTCTTTCTCTGCATCTCATAAACATGTCACTGAtagtgttgaaaatgtttaacaacattataattttgtttttctgagcTTTCTGAAGCTAGAGCTAAACAAAATGAATAACATACAGTGTCACATATAGTTTGATACGCCTTGAAATAATTATGAAGTAATCCAGTTTTGATGTCTATTTAGgtgtatctttttatggttgATGTATATTGTCTTTTTATCTGGACCTTAAGTCTGTcaataaagataataataatggtatACAGCTTTTCCTCATTGAGGTCGACAGTAACTGGACCGTATccttgttgaaaaaaaacattcatacttCGGGGTAATTAAGAGACTTTAATTATCcaaagaagcatgttttggggatgtggtaGATACCCAggaaaaacccatgcaagcacgggaagAATATGCAAACTTCATACACAGATATCCCAACGGCGATTCGCAACCAGATTTCCTAACTGTGCAGCAGAAGTGATAACCACGATTCCACCATATTGTCaaacataatacaaatattaattaattaattactgtatagcggcacggtgagcgactggttagcagatccgcctcacagttcagaggacctgggttcaaatcctgcctcgcctgtgtggtgtttgcatgttctccccgtgcctgcgtgggtgttctccgggtactccggtttcctcccacgttaaaaaaaaaacaaaaaaaacaggcatggtaggttgtttgaagactctaaattgcccgtaggtgtgaatgattgtttatatgtggcctgggattggctggcaaccagttcagggtgtacaccgcctctcgcctgcagttagctgggataggctccagcatacccgtgccCCTAATgagataagcggtgtagaaaatggatggatggatggatgaataattactatagtttattttctaccgatgatgatgttgatgatgatgattatgatgatgatgatctcaCAATTCATGTGCAACACCTAAAATATAGACAATAACCCTACAGTGTGACTAACCTTCCATTTAGATTTGGCAAAGTTCCGTTCCATCTGCTCACAAACAGAGTGGTAAATGTTCAAGTCTTTAGCTGTGTTTCCAGCAATCCTGTAATAGAGTCAGTGATATTTGTTAATTATGTTGTAATATATGGTGTattcatagaaaaaaaacaatggctgaGGGCCCTATTTTTGCAACCAATGTAAATCCGGCACGGTGGGTGGTGCAGTTGTGGACCAGGGGCGGGTAACACCgatgttggtaatttcgtagaccagcCCAACCCACTGGATCTGATAGTGGGCGGCCTGCACCATTGTGGGTATGTTTACATATAACTTCCTTCGCACACCAATAGAAGCGACTCCTCtcgttccctttaaatgtggcacaatgaGGACGTGCAAAAAATGGTGATGCGTAATTGCAGCAATCCatgcgtgagtggagcattgtcactgctcttggctggTGAAGCAACACACAGTGTGAACGGGTACTCTTGTTAAATACAGAACGAGCTGGTGACAACCGCTGGCGACCAAAATATGTCGGTGGACCTCAGTATCTGTCTACCTGTgccccaatcaaattcaccCAAATCgtgttagaccagcggtctagcCTGCGCTGTAAGTTAgacatggtctgagcaggcgtaCATTTAGACCGCCTTTCTCCACCAAAATCATCACTCTGCTTGGTGTATCTCCAAGGACACACTCTCACTGAGCTGAAACGCCCAGCATGGTGCAGACCAGTCTACCAAATTGGCAAATGCGCGCGTTGCGCTTACAAAAAAGTCAGAATCTCCTGTCATTTGCACCCAGACACAGATGCGGTGTcgatgaaaatagagccctgaaTGCTAAGATACTATAGGTTGAGTTttagtgtttgtgtgggtgtgaaagaggaaaaaaaagactcaccATGGGTGCCGCAAGGCCTGTTCAGTAGTGAATCGTTTCATGGGATTTTTCTCCATCATATTCCTAATAAAGTCTATTGCTGTAAAGACATGGAAGAAATATACAGTGTCCCATAAGTTGTCATttatacagtaataataaaaaatggaatAAGGTTAATAGCCAAAGTGTATGTTATGGTATATAATATAAGGaataattcattaatttattcattttccataccgcttatcctcactaggctcgtgggcgtgctggagcctatcccagctatctttgggcgcgaggcggggtacaccctgaactggtcgccagccaatcgcagggaacatataaacaaacaaccatttgcactcacattcacacctacggacaatttagagtcctcaattaacctaccatgcatgtttttcggaatgtgggaagaaaacccacacaagtatggggagaacatgcaaactccacccaggttctcagaactgcgaggcagatgttctaaccagtcgttcaccgtgccaccacatATATAAGAGATCATCCTATGAAGTGGCCTCACAGATCCCCAGATCTCACGATTTACATCTTTGGGGCCATGGTGTATCAGgaaaagacacaaaacaaatcATCTCAAGGAACGTATCACCACTAATTACTTGTAACTAATTACGTAATTTAATAtaaaatttacaaaatgtatgtagttGTAATTCATTAAATTAAGGGGGGAAAATGTGTAGTTAAATAACAGTTgcttttggacatttccatgATTCAAATTTTAGTTACGtttgaaaaatcatttcaaaagctcagattttgtttcatatcacttcctcctttgaAACCTGACGCTTGTGATGgtctctctctggtcatgtgccattctgctgtagtctcaaacacGACACAATTTTCCAAATATTACCTCAAAGCGCCACCCTGTAGTGCAAACTATTAGTTTGTCTAAGCTTTTGAAAAGAGGATAAAggataaaagaacattgacttttgaacagtttcatttttataattttggactttttggaacattaggtcaacatggtggttttccacatgctgtacacatataatgcaacaaacacatttttttggtaTGTACTTACATATTATCAAGTTTTGGTATCACTTCAtaatttgtgtaaagaacaaatacagTGGGGGGGTATTtggacaggcggcacggtggccgactggttagagcgtcagcctcacagttctgaggtgcggggttcaatccccgtccccgcctgtgtggagtttgcatgttctccccgtgcctgcgtgggttttctccgggcactccggtttcctcccacatcccaaaaacatgcattaattggagactctaaattgcccggaggcatgactgtgagtgcgaatggttgtttgtttctatgtgccctgcgactggctggcaaccagttcagggtgtaccccgccccctgcccgatgacagctgggataggctccagcacgcccgcgaccctagtgaggagaaacggatcagaaaatggatggatgggtatttgGACAGACACTGATTGTGCAAGttgtcccacttaaaaagatgagagaggtctgtaattttcatcataggtacacttcaactgtgagagacagaatatgaaaaacaaatccaaaaaaaatcacattgtatgatttttaaacaattaatttgtgtatttttgcggaaaataaatatttggacaatCAAAAAGTTTAACTAAGTACTTTGTAATGAAATTACCGAGGTCAAACAATTTCTGTATTTCTTGACCAGGTTTGCACAGACTGTAGCAGGTACTTAGGCCCACTTTTCCATGCAGATCTTCTCTCGACCATGTTTTATGGCTGTCGCTGGCCAACatggactttcaactccctccacagattttctattgggttgaggtctgGAGACTGGGCCACTTCACTAGTCCACTctaggaccttgaaatgcttcttatggAGCCATTCCTTAGTTGCCCGGGCTGTGTGTTTGGGGGTCATTGTTATTCTCTTATGGAGGGAAGGAGTTTTTTGCCCAAAACCTTATGATCcatggccccattcatcctCTCCTTAATATGGCTCAGCTGTCCTGTCCTCTTTGCACAAAAGCagtcccaaagcatgatgtttccacccctaTGCTTCACAGTGGGTATGGTGTTCTTGGGATGCCACTCATCCTTCCTCTTCCTACAAACACAGCGAGTGGAGTTtataccaaaaagttctattttggtctcatctgacGACATGATATTGTCCCAGTCCTCCTCTGGGTCATCCAGACGGTCACTTGCAAACTTTAGATGGGCCTGGACATGCGCTGGCTTCAGCAGGAGGACCTTTCGGGCATTGCAGGATTTGAATTCATGATGATGTAGTTACTTATGGTAACCTTCGTAATTTTGGTCTCATTGACCAGGTTCCCTGTGTAGTTTTGGGCTGATCCCTCGCCATTCTCAAGATCTTTGATACCCTATGAGAGGACACCTTTGAGATCATGGAGCCCCAGGTCAGAAGAGATTGTCAGTCAGCTTGTATTTCCTCCAAATTTTAATAATTACGCCGACAGCTGATCTCTTCTCACCAAGTGCCTTGCCTATTGTAGAGGAGCTCATCCCAGCCTTGTGCAGGTCTATAATTATGTCCCTGGTGTCCTTAGCCATTGGCCATGGTGGAGAGTTTGCAGTCTGACTGTTGAGGGTGTCTTTTATACAGATATGGAGTtaaaacaggtgccattaatacagtaATGTGTAGGATATAAAAGCTTCTTAAAGATGAAAtaacaggtctgtgagagaCAGAATTATTGCTGGTTGGTAGgtgtccaaatatttactttttgcaagaatatacaaataaattatatCAAAATCATACAATGGGATTTCCTGTAgtttttttcacattctgtcTCTCACAGTTGAAAATTACAGACCTCTCTAATCTTAAGTGGGACAACTTGCGCAATCGGTGGCCTTCCAAATACTTTTGTTCCCCACTGTATGtagttaattccaaaataatgatctatggttttaatccactttttttcgaGGAAACATCAAAGGGTCTTGTTGatgcattcataaaaaaaattaaaaaggtaatgtaaatgtaatcaaatgtaattagttatagaattttgagaaagtaatttaaaaagttacactactattacattttcaacaggctAACTTGTAAATGTAACCAACGATCAGTGTTGTACCTACCTGTAACTAGTTtaatgaatgaaagttcatgaactggttcatattttgggcaaaCGTGAACTCAACTTACGTtgtagttcatttctgcctgagtAACGTTATTTAGAACCCGCTCATTCCGGCGTCAAAGaatgttttttgaatgaaagttcattttcatgtgCCAGGTTTTGCTAGGGACTTCCATGACAAAACCCGTTTGGACACATAAAATATGATCATATGTCGGGGATGAACACCGTATTTGGCAaccgccattcatgtttacattcggCAGGCACGTTGCAGCAGCCTCTATGtgcgaggtgcattcagggacactgcataaatgggagtgaatgtgttttttggttcttttgtaaTGTAGTAGGCGGCACgctggaagactggttagcatgtgtgcctcgcagttctgaggacccaggttcaaatccggcctcgcctgtgtggagtttgcatgttgttgcCATGCCTGCgtatgttttctccgggtactccggtttcctcccacatcccaaaaatgcatggtaggttgattgaaaactctaaattgccctcaagtgtgaatgtgtgcacgaatggttgtttgtttatatgtgccctgcgattggctggcaacccgttgagggtgtaccctgtctctcggccagattcagctgggataggctccagcacgcctagtGAAGATAAGGGGTACTGAAGATGACTGAATGAATTTAATTGTATAATTGTCTATATTGTAATCACTGTAATCATTACTacgaaaattatttttatcagAATGCTTTCGTTAGCACATTGTGCGATCACACTGTCAAAATAtggaattgattttgttttatattagaaaaatagatgaccgcaagtccgatgacacgaccacaaagtcgatcatcgtaCTGCGGcttcctggtgccaagtgcacgtaaggacacccttatgcttgaacatggtgttcgttatggacaatccatgatgaacacagaactccaataacagaacaccgctcgggttctgttCGGGGGTGCCATctctcccaatcacgcccttcaaggtctcactgtcattgcccacgtgagcattgaagtcccccagcagaacgatggagtccccagcagaagcgctctccagcaccccctccaacgacaacaaaaagggctgaactgctgtttggtacatacacacaaacaacagtcaagaccagtccccccacccaaagttggagggaggctaccctctcgcccAACCTACAGGCACCGAGGAAtgcctcggaagagctggaggaagcggctggggagaggggaagtctgggcttccctgctaaagctactgcccccgtgacccgaccttggataagcagaagatggatggatggatgtttgtgacACATGTATTTTTGGTAAAGGCGTTTCTCGCACATTTTGGGGGGTGCTCAAGCACTCCTAAAGTAAATTCCACCACCCCTAAAATTTTagagattatttatttttgtttttacagtatgtcCTCTTTAAACAAGCTAGCAAAGTGTAGaaccatacagtacttggttgaagtgttatattttaataacaaaaatgcataaaaatagTAAATGTGTATGTAGAGGTACTGCTGTATCAAAATGAGTTATCTTCCCTCAGCAATTAGTAGgttacaatgtgttttttgataaATCCAATCGATTCCTCTTTTACTGTGGCCCAACATTTATATAACCTTTGTTAGATTTGATGGTTTAGTCACAGACTTTCCCCAAAATTGCTGCTTCTCTTTCATAAATGGGggaataaaatttaaattgatGTACATGTAAATGTACAAAACTGAAATTCAGCACCCAAAAACTTCTGATCCTAGAATCGCCCCTGActtgtggaggaaaaaaaaacaaaagatgatcATGTAGGTGATGAGGACGGTTTCGGGTACATATTTTCGTACCTGACTCAGAGATCTCATCCCAGAAGGGAGAGTGGAAGGCATACTCGGCTCTCATGATCTTTGAAAACAGACGTGTCTCGTTCTCCTCAAAGAAAGGAGGATATCCGCACAGCCTGCAACGCAGAGACAACAAGCTTAAAACACATGTAAAATTCAGCTAAGATGTAGTGTTTTGATGAGTAATAGTGTTGTCTTTAATGGTGCCCTGTGCGATGCTCCAAGACGGCTCACCCCAGTCAATCGTCAATGGGAGGAGGGGATTGCTGACGAAacacccattaaaataaaattaaatgtgtttcgcctggcccttcatgttttctttaaagaattgtacccatcttacaaattctgactgggtaatcaaacatatgagcccaattgtatgttttctcatttaataaataaaggagggctgtgaactttcaaaataagagcaagtaaataaaaagaaagtattacgtgttcaaataaagtgcttaacttcagaataattctttgaaaaaactaacaaaatacagataatacttcaggttttgatcatatgggtagaagcaaaatcatgcattgtaaaaatgcatacatatctcggtagaagggttttccagaatttttaggtcaactttgggggtgcgtattatacatgggtgcgcattatacacaagaaattacggtaattattttatttattgtttttacgaAAGAACCCCAGGTTTGATTCTGCTGACTGGCATGAGCCCTCTCAGATGAGGAAACATTGAGCACGTAACCGTCCCAGGATCTGAAAAGCCACCCACTGTTCCAGTTTATGGACAGTGTACTTTAACGTAACATTGAGTGTCCAGTGGTTACAAATATCTCTCAAATACAAAGTTCCACGCCAATTTTTGTATGAACGATTGTATAAGGTAAAAAAGCTACTTACAAGATGTAAGTTATAACTCCAATGGACCAACAGTCAACTGCTTTGCTGTAGGGTTTTTGGGCCAAAACCTCTGGAGCTACAGAAGAAAATGATGATGGATAATCATGCATGTACACCTATATAAAACAATGTCCTAATAATTTACTCACTGAGCAACAGTGATTCAATTCAATTGCATATTAGAAATGCATCTTTTATAATTTTGTGAAAAGCATTACAAGTAATTAACTAAAGAGAGACATAACTACAGCATATTTCTATTTGATTCCATTGTGTGTATGTCCCACTAAATGACTTACCAACATATCCTGGTGTACCACATGCTGTGGACATCACTCCATGCTCCAGCGTCTTCGAAAGGCCAAAATCACTAACCATGATCTTCGCGTTTTCATCTGCACTATAGTACAGCAGGTTTTCAGGCTACTCATCAAGAAAGTGTGAGAGGAACAAAAAGATTGATAAACATAGGTGAGTACAATGTATTGTGGTTTTACTGtccagtaaaacatttttagtgGTTGCAAACTAGAATGTCTCgttgtactgtattgtgtttaGGTGTTCTACCTTCAGGTCCCTGTGCACAATACTATTTTCATGCAGGTAGCCAACAGCCTCCAGCACCTGTTTGATCACCATGCTCGCATCCTTCTCTGTGAAAACACCTTTATCTAAAATCCGATCAAATAGCTCTCCACCTGACACCCTGCACACAAATGAGGATTcccattgttatttttgttttgtctctttTACTTTGCAGATGAAACAAAGGGTCTTAGTAATGTTCACTTACAGTTGCATGACCAGGTAATAGTGTGTTTGACTCTCGTAAAAATC
Encoded here:
- the LOC133483228 gene encoding calcium/calmodulin-dependent protein kinase type 1D-like produces the protein MGRKEIVCSWKKHVNNIKDVFDFKGKMGSGSFSEVFMVREKKTGKLFALKCLKKKHLTHSNLENEINVLKRIKHDNVIGLEDFYESQTHYYLVMQLVSGGELFDRILDKGVFTEKDASMVIKQVLEAVGYLHENSIVHRDLKPENLLYYSADENAKIMVSDFGLSKTLEHGVMSTACGTPGYVAPEVLAQKPYSKAVDCWSIGVITYILLCGYPPFFEENETRLFSKIMRAEYAFHSPFWDEISESAIDFIRNMMEKNPMKRFTTEQALRHPWIAGNTAKDLNIYHSVCEQMERNFAKSKWKQAFNASAAIYHMKKLQVSHREPSSTLSLPHIIVQTSSQTDLESFGSCNDEAHSLDPNGNPLHASSHLTCSGSEPSSGLCPPLRGHHREPKYLLAEPREIHSVDSENDTSFMSSRSLDAVAERKDPPLQSGVCSVM